AGTTGAAAACTCAAATGTGTAAAATAGGGTCATATTAACCATTGAGTAGCATAAACAGCTTGTTGCATATGTTCGGGAGTTTGAAATATTGCAAGAGTGCGGGTTTAGTTTTTCTTTCGTGTGGATTTGTGCAATCACCTTTGTCAATTCAAAAAGATAAGTCTCGAGTTTTAGGTCACGATGAACTTGCCTTTACATTTAGACTAGGGTCAAGATGAATTATGAGTTTTAGAAATAGTAAAATGGTCTAGACCGATCACCATTTATGATTGCTTGGCCcactattttcaaatttttaaaataaattatgaataattttaataatacaataaaaatattgtgatggatttttgattattttattaaaaaagaaatataatattacatatgaaaatttgaataatatattatacatttgtATTGGTAAGAATAATCCGGACACGTAACACTTTGTATTAATGTATTGTATATTTGTGgcatataatatgatatattaatatatgaatatcatttatttttaagtgtagAAACAACATTTATGTTAAGGGTGACCACGGGCTTGGTGAACTGGAGAACCAAATCAAATTaatgtgattaattaattttttttaagtgtattagtttaaaataattaaattaaattgattgaaattttattcaaattgttAGCCAGtcgaatttaatttttaagtttgataattttagttCGATTTGATCTTTGTATGGAAAAAAATCGAAATAACTGAATCAAttggaatataaaaaataacattatttttgtactttgttattttaattttttttcgagttttttgattttttgactagtttaattttttcaatttattcgATTTAAGAATCTATTTAGTTGGTTCGATTTAGTTTTAATATAGATTCAATCTATTCAATTCAAgtaatttaataatcaaatcgTCCACTcttacaaatcttatttttcttgtcaAAGACTAAAATTGATCGTTTGATCGGGTTGACAATTGTTgatgtttccttctttattttacaattttcttttatattgaaATTGGGGTAGTAATTATTGGAAATTGATTCttgattttatttgaatttttattaatttttaaatttattgcactatttaaatttaaattaatataaaaccCAAACCAACCATCTACGTGTCATACTAACTTAAAAAATCTCCCAAATTATGAGATATTTTGGgggaatttcaaaatttaagctTGAAAATTAAACGGTCGCTTTCCGTCTTATCTTCTCGCTCGTTGATTACTTTCAGTCATGGCACCTTGTGGGCTTTGCTACGGTCACCCGTCATACTTGGACGACATCCGGTgactgcaattttttttttaatttttaaatctaattttatagtaaatgtgttatagtattttatgttttaaaaaattatagtatttacttttaaaattttaataagtatttttttgatattttttaatttatagcataagagttaaaaattaaaattttatattatctaagtgaatattcaattattaacTAAACAATTAGAATTGATATTCAATTATAATTTAGTTACTAATTAAGAGATGTACTCGTCGAGCAGCTGTGAAACTCATCAGGGACAACGGCGGCGGCTGTAagacaaatttatatttttatctttatatttttttatatgattatttaatttttttattttaattatattttaagtttatttttaaattaatttaatttttatactttaatttttttagtgtatcaattcaaattttttattattttgattagattattcaatttgtatttttaaattaatttaatatttatattttcatatataaaaaaataaaatgagataataaagtataaattatattttgtttacgttaaaatataaaaattaaattaatttaaaaatacacaCTGAagagtaattaaaataataaaaatatttaattattctattcaCGTAACATTCATTCATCCGTGTCTCCGTAATAAtgagttaattatttaatttcattactcatatttatttattagaaattaagtttttattaaaaaatgaattctaaAAGTGATTTATTTgaggttttgaaagaaaaaggaatttatttatatttttttaacttttaattgaattaatcaaATACCCTTATATTTTAGATACTTTACTCGaacactttttaaaattttaaatttatttaattaattcttaaattttgggcctgccttttaattttaaaaaatgtaaggactaattgaataaattttaaaatttaagggaTATATAAGTTAAAAGGTGTCTTAAGGTCAAATTagtcttttcaaaatttgaagttttattaataataaaaacaattgAGATAGCAGTGGCGCAGAAAGGTGAGGACCGAAGGTGAGATTAACAGAACCCCTAACCGcagcaaaataaaaagatatccTCCCTCGTCTTCTCCGGTTCTCTCTACGCGCGCGCCCTCTGTGTCGATGGAATCGCATTAGACAAAAAAGTCTCTGCCGCTCTCTGTTCTTTGATCGCTGCTATTTTACGCCGATGGAGAACTACTATGCGGCGTCTTACCCGGACTCCGGAGAGTCGTCGCCGCGCTCGCGCGAAATCGACTTCGAGAACACGCCGCCGTGGGAGGACCAAGCGGCGGCAGCGAACGCCAACTACAGAGTCAAGTTGATGTGCAGCTACGGCGGCAAAGTTCACCCCAGGCCTCATGACAACCAGTTGTCGTACATCGGTGGCGAGACTAAGATATTGGCCGTCGACCGCCACATCAAGTTCGCCGGGCTCATCGGGAAGCTCTCCGCCCTCTGCGACGCCGACGTCTGCTTCAAGTACCAGCTGCCAGGTGAAGATCTCGACGCGCTGATTTCGGTGACGAATGATGATGATCTTGAGCATATGATGCACGAGTACGATCGGTCGTCTCGCGCATCGTCGAAGCCGGCGAGGCTTAGGTTGTTTCTGTTCCCTGTAAATCAGACGGGACCGGAGAGTTTTGGTTCGACTGAGGAGAAAAGTGATAGGGACAAGTTCGTGGAAGCGTTGAATTCTGCTCCGATTCAGTCGTCTCCGGTGCCTTCGACTGTGGCGCCCCCGGGCAATGTAGACTTTTTGTTCGGCCTTGATAAAGGAATACCGCCGCAGCCGACGGTGTCGACTAAAGTACATGATCTGGCTTCAGACCGGGGAATACCGTCTGAGGACCGCGTGATGGCGGCGGATCCAATCCAGCAGAGGCAGATCCAGGATTTTCAGAGAATGCAGATTGGAGGTCAAGAGCAAGCTATGTATCCTAGGAAAAGTGACGATAACTTATCCGGTGGATTCCCCGGCGATTACTACGTACACAAGTTACCGGAAAAAGTACCGCCGCAGACAATACAGATGTCTTCTCCACCGGGATATTGGCCGGAGAAGCACGTCGCCGGCGGAGTCTATCCTGTTTCGGCTCCAGTACAGGAACAACAACAGGTTTACATGATTCAAGCTCCTACTGGCATGTATCACGCGCCGATGACAAGACAGGTGACCGGTCCACCCGGTCAAGGCTACTACGCCGTCCAGAGAATGCCGCCGGAGGTTTACCGGGACCAGCCTTCAGTATACAACGTTCAACAACCACCAACTGCGGCAACGGCGGTGGCATCATCTACGCTGCCCCCTCAACCGCTGCCAAAGGTAGGCGGATTTTCCGAAGGAATTGGCATGGCAGGGTACACGGCGATGGCGTACGACAGTGGAGCCGGGAGGCAGGTGTACTACACGGCCCAGGGAGGGGCGATGGCGACGGCACCGGCGTCGTATCAGGGAATTCCCACGGCGGTGAGCGTCGAGGGGAGATCCGCCGGAGCCCAGACTGTCGACGGAAAAGTCACCGTGAAACCTCCACAAGGCTCCATGTGATTAATTTTACCTACTTTAGATCAGATAATATTAACTAATAATCTGCGTAATAAGTATTTTGCATGCTTTGTTCCTCTACTTATCACTATTATGCTTTGGACGAGTTTCGCATttgtatatgatatgattgtggAAATTGTACCCCCCCGAGTTTAATTACCATCTACTACTTCTTCTTCATGAATTGCTTTGAATTTTAATCAATTGATTTAGAGTCCCTTTTGTTATACAAAGCCTGCTTTCACATCCTGAGATTCATTTCATTTGATGATAAGGTTTTTAGATTAGTTGTTGTTACAGATGATAAGGTAGGAGAAGGACGAGTGGGTGATACATAAAAAGATCTTTTAACATCAGAGAATGCGTTGGCTTTAGGAAGCCAAACACGCACTTGAGCGTCACGTGAAAGGGAAACAATCATGCCACAGCACTTGCAATTATGCATCCTCATGTGCCATATCAACCCAAATCAATTACTAACCCTGTGCTTCATATACATGTTGAATCAGTTTGATTATCATTATCTCTTGCTTGCTCGATCAGATTGATTAGCTTCCCTTTGGTTTGGATCCATCTGTTTGATaattgtgtgtatgtatgtatgtattttgcaAATCAACCAATTGCTTCGTCAGTCAGCAAAAGTGGTTTAGTTTCTTTTTAGAGGAGGCTGGTCAGATGTCGCCATCATGGGAAGAGAAATAGGATTAAAGATTGACCAAAGAGGGGCTGCCATGGCTGGAATTCTCCCGCACAGCACACCACAGGTGTCCGTCTTCTCGGCGAACAAACACACACCCATCCCATCCGATCAACAAGAGCCCACCACCCCACCTATTTCCTCGCCAATGGGCCAAGCCTGTTGTATTTAATCAATTCTTTTTTGTGTAGTCTCCACCCGTTTCCCACTCTGGACTTGTCTGTCACCCTCTCTCTTTGATGACGGAGTTGGGGCGATGCGGTGGCGGCAAGTGCTGCGCGTGGACGTTGCCCGGTGGCCTTTACTCCCTCTGCACCTGCCATCAGTCATCCCCCACAggttttgaaattcaattttttatttcacattTGTATTATACGTAAATTCATCAAAATACCCATCATGATTGCTctaatgcataattttttaatataaaaaataattgtaaacTTTTATATTAAAAGATCGTAAGGTTAAAACCACCCACCATATTACATGTGGGTAGTAACTATCAAGCCCATTCAACTCTcaatatttgtaattatatatatatatatagtcgcAATTAGAGATAAAAGGGTGGCCATGTGAGGGATCGAAAATTAGCAAAGGGAACCCTAGCTTGTCAAATTTAAGTATGATTAGGATCAcactaataaataataatatattaacaggAAGCttgcacataatttaatttgcatATTATATTAACTTGCTAATTTAATTACCACATTCACAGCAAGGTCTCTTCTAGAGGAGCAAGTGGCACAGCATGGACTTCAAAGTCAGACCAATAATACTAGATGTCCTTTCTTtgcattaattttatcttattgatTACGTGACAACTCCTTCCACTCCTtccagctatatatatattttttttcatttttaattttaatattgtgttggaaaatttaattttttttttgtatttttagtaattttatttttatatgataacCATTTTCATgatatataagtaaatatatcTTTTACTATTTGTTGTATTGTTGTCAAAATCGCGGATAAACTTGTACGATTTTGCAAGTTCgttgaaatacaataataaatgtataaatacatGAGAGTGTTCGTCTTTTTTGAGGACGTATAAAACAGAAGATAATTAAGAGTGCGGATTGTCTCTCGTTCGTCCGATCCCTTTATGCTTAAGTCAATATCAgtagaaaaatagagaaatatttagataatttatataaaaattcttatgTATCTTGATCGGAGAGATTATCCTCTATTGATAAAGATTGAGACTATTAGGTAGAGGGGGCATTCGAGACTTTCAAAATTGTCTATTactgatttttggaaaaaaatttaacaataatttgATATATTCTCATCATGTCATACCACAAAAAATTCTTCGAATATTATACTTCTCAGACCCAAGAGAGACTCCTAGAAAGATCTCCCACCCCTTAGAGAATTTTTCGAGGATTGCTCTATGGGAAGAACTTTCGATTTGAGTTTCTTCCTTAAACTTTATCTTACGTTTTTAGACACACCGCTTCCTTATTTCCCATTTATGGAATATAACTTcgtcttctttttttcctttttgctaGCAAGGAAACACATTATATGACTCTTTGAATCTATATCGTTAGGTGGTGAATCGGGCCAGCGTGGAGGCCCAAATGACATGGACCGAAGTTTTAACTTTGGGCCCAAGCCCATATAAACTTCAGCAAAATCCCACTTGGGCCCGGTAGtgcttttatttctctttttcgGGTTTATTATTTGCTAATTCTAATTCATATTAGTTGCCGTAACTTTCAACTTCAATTTTGCAATAAATTTCTATACAAGCGGGTGTCAAGTCGCCCACATGCCGTCCTTAgtgctatatttttgttttcaaaaatactatttagacACTTTTATTAACATtttgcattaatattttaaatatttatattaatataacacataatataatatatcaatgtATAAAGTATcgctaaaaatattaaacttagatgtctaaataatattttctccttcttttaagtaaaaaaagGAAACCCGAGCATCAATATACTAACTAAAATAATCGATGATATGCCctatttgaattcaaaattttaaattgtaagGATGTTTAAATCTTGTTTTATGTcgaaaaattaaatagaaaaaccTATCAACCCAAGATAGAATAGGTTcgatttgaaaattataaaatagatCTTCAGTCTAATTCGACTTTGAATGAGAGACTGAATAAATATATCAATACATGCACTATTGTATATTAATTAAACGCGCCTACTTATactcaaggttgttaaaatcgggattttaagtggaatcgacaaagggtccataaaatcggatcgtaaaatcgtaagattttagagataattaaaaataccctttaatttttgtaaatatatgtttataataatataattttgtagaaaatgaattaatattatttaataacttgattattccttattataattcaaaaaatgatacttcccaaatatagctcaaaaactagcaggttggtataggcaatttagaggcaaaatataggtaatttagaggtaaaatatagcttaaaattctttagaggatgcttctaatgtcttccattagatttagattgtaattttttcttgatttaacattgattaaatcaattaatatcccaatttggggttgggtggtccattaattaattacttgtttgtcttgatttacttatgcaatcaatgttaaatcaagtaaaaattataatttaaatcaagtaaattgaaacttatacaattaatgttagatgctatgtgacattggaatttatgtaatcgatgttaaattaaattccaatttagaggcaaaatataacaattcattgcataagttccaatgtcagatgctatgtgacattgagacgttggaagcatcctctaaatttcaacttaaatcaatagaggtttttgaatcgtaaaatcgtttggagatctctgaagcgtaaaatcgtacatgtaaaatcgagattttataggattttatcccaaattagattttacatgggatttgaatcgtttgggggtttttgaatcataaaatcgtatgtgtaaaatcgagattttaacaacaatactTATACTCTTATTCGATCCAacttttggtttgattttttttttttttttatcacttttCAACTCGAGTTAGAATAAGTCCGGACCAACTCAACACCCTGATCAAAATCAACCCATTAGAGATATTTTATGTGTCATTTTAGAACTATTAAGGGATGTTgacttgaaaatttttaaataaattaatttatgatcggtgttttaaaagataaagttagGGTGAGTCTAGACAAAATTGTCTTTCCCAGGTTATAGAAAGGGCAAGTTTGCTTATCCACTTAAACTTTAATTAGAAAccttataatgaaaaaaaaatatttcattttattcatattactaattattattaataaaaaaattgttaactttttttttatatataaaatattaggatgATAATGAAACACTAAGCAAAAATAACATTGTTGGTTAATAACATCATTGAGTGTGGGAGCAAAAGTTCAGTTTATTCGAACTAACCGAACTGAACTGACCGAACTTCGGTCGATTCGATTCTGTTTggttaatttttatcaaaagtctagttttttattttcagttcaattttttagttgaaagaattgaattttaaaatgatattattttaatatttataaaataacatcgttttctttaattttgtgtgttttcttttaattacctcaatttttattcatttaatttatttttttgcgtTTCTTCAACTTAATCGATGTAGTTTAGTTTATATGATTTGACTTCAATTTTTTCGattattgattaatttaatttttttaattaattaattaatttaatttaattcaattttactcgtcaattcaatttaatcaattagtaaatttcaatcaatttaTTATTCAAATCGATTGTTTTCGCACTCTTATTCAACCCGATACCCTCCATGTGTCATAACCCTAATAAAATGCCTCGCCTTAGGCCTTCTAAATAATTGTTATTACCCATGTGGCTAGAAAATCATTCTTatacttataataatattttttttactaacttttttaaagaatatatatatatatatttatatgattttcAATGACTTTTAGAGGTGGAAAGAGAAGTTTGTGGTGGGGGGGAAGAAGAAAGTAGAATAATCTTTTTTGGTTAACGTGTGGGGTCGGAAAAGCGTGTTGCTTTGGCCGCTAAGGTTGATAAATGATGCCGCCAATTATAGGCATCTCTTCCCTTCCCTTTGTTTTTGCTATTACCAATAATGTGATCTGAACTGAAGtagtaatattataattataataaagtaCCATTATAAATGTTTGAAAGataatgcattaattaatgtaattatgatttaataattaactatataaataaatttaaaatttttatatgaacaaacataaattaagaaaattactGGTAAAAAGAGTAGAATATTATTATGATTACattgttataataattataGGGTATTGGGTAttaatttatagatttatattaaaaaattataaatatatataaaaaacttATTGTACCTTGTAAATGTGTCCCAATAatagttatataaaaaaattatataaatttatattctgatcaagaagatcaattataaaaatatatcttcaATTGTAAATATGTTCGAATAatagttaaatttgaattttgacttgtaattataataattattaatttattttataaaattaatgtgCCTTgtcatgggtttttctttttctttttttttttatgaaattatgtaATTTATCTATATTGTTATATGACCTAagagaatattttatatttcttgtttaaaaaataaagataaaacttaATTACCAAGGTTTGATGTCATAACTTTATAAGAATaaagtatttaattttatcattttactaattttaaccttaacttaaattttacattaaaaatataaaaaaaaactagaccACATCTATCAATAGCcatctaataaatttttatttaaaatattttattttttttatttatacgtGCATAACACGAGCCAcacttttaataaatatttatacatgaTGAATGTaacttcttttaaattttttaccaaaaaaattaaaaaaataacatactaAAATGGCCCACTATCCATAGTCATAATATAAAAGGATTTATtcaaaaaaactatttaaacACTGAGTTTTAAcgttttgtataatttttagtattaattatcaaaaattgtCGGtgattgttcttttcttttttataactaagtattttattaaaaaaaatgggcAAAACgtcaataatttatattaagacATATCTTGCGTCttataacaaaaattgaaaaatacaaaaaatttaataaactactaatatatttatattcatcctaataaaaaaaatatatacaaatatcaaattatggGTCATtattcactaaattttttagtagaTTTTCAATCACagttaatattttaatcattgaTAGTGAGTGTTAATTAAAGTgtcaaaaagataatttttcataaattattaaattgatgTAGAATTGACAAATGTGCAGATTGTCAAATGCCTGAAAACA
This window of the Diospyros lotus cultivar Yz01 chromosome 5, ASM1463336v1, whole genome shotgun sequence genome carries:
- the LOC127802614 gene encoding uncharacterized protein LOC127802614; this encodes MENYYAASYPDSGESSPRSREIDFENTPPWEDQAAAANANYRVKLMCSYGGKVHPRPHDNQLSYIGGETKILAVDRHIKFAGLIGKLSALCDADVCFKYQLPGEDLDALISVTNDDDLEHMMHEYDRSSRASSKPARLRLFLFPVNQTGPESFGSTEEKSDRDKFVEALNSAPIQSSPVPSTVAPPGNVDFLFGLDKGIPPQPTVSTKVHDLASDRGIPSEDRVMAADPIQQRQIQDFQRMQIGGQEQAMYPRKSDDNLSGGFPGDYYVHKLPEKVPPQTIQMSSPPGYWPEKHVAGGVYPVSAPVQEQQQVYMIQAPTGMYHAPMTRQVTGPPGQGYYAVQRMPPEVYRDQPSVYNVQQPPTAATAVASSTLPPQPLPKVGGFSEGIGMAGYTAMAYDSGAGRQVYYTAQGGAMATAPASYQGIPTAVSVEGRSAGAQTVDGKVTVKPPQGSM